A window of Campylobacter lari subsp. lari contains these coding sequences:
- a CDS encoding helix-turn-helix transcriptional regulator has product MDKDKLSTRLVAILQYLNNGERFSLEELAQEFNVSIRTIQRDLHDRLAFIPIKKENGKYFLESYVLGKLSFKDIQNFAILSGIGKLYPSLDKEFLNDLLNEKINKAFLVKTQNYETLDREIFEKLSAAIIANHPIKFCYKDKNRHVNPYKLINIENIWYLLADESGTLKTFTFSKITRLYIEKKENFALKEDFLKQIQKNQSNWISKENKEAILKLDKKAKEYFLRKNALAKYECVDEDENFIYIKAFYTYDDELLNLIRYWIPYIKIQKPLALKEKLFEQLNAYMHD; this is encoded by the coding sequence ATGGATAAAGACAAGCTTTCTACACGCTTGGTAGCTATATTGCAGTATTTAAACAACGGCGAGCGTTTTAGCTTAGAAGAGCTTGCGCAAGAATTTAATGTCAGCATTCGCACTATACAAAGAGACTTGCATGATCGCCTTGCTTTTATCCCTATAAAAAAAGAGAATGGAAAGTATTTTTTAGAAAGTTATGTTTTAGGAAAATTAAGCTTTAAAGATATACAAAATTTTGCCATATTAAGTGGCATAGGCAAGCTTTATCCTAGTTTAGATAAAGAATTTTTAAACGATTTACTTAATGAAAAAATCAACAAAGCCTTTTTAGTCAAAACTCAAAATTACGAAACACTTGATAGAGAAATTTTTGAAAAATTAAGCGCAGCCATCATAGCAAATCATCCTATAAAATTTTGCTATAAAGACAAAAATCGCCATGTAAATCCTTACAAACTTATAAACATCGAAAACATATGGTATCTTTTAGCAGATGAAAGTGGCACTTTAAAAACCTTTACTTTTTCTAAAATCACAAGATTATATATAGAAAAAAAAGAAAATTTCGCTTTAAAAGAAGACTTTTTAAAGCAAATTCAAAAAAATCAAAGCAATTGGATAAGCAAAGAAAACAAAGAAGCTATTTTAAAACTTGATAAAAAAGCCAAAGAATACTTCTTAAGAAAAAATGCCCTTGCTAAATACGAATGCGTAGATGAGGATGAAAATTTCATTTATATCAAGGCATTTTATACTTATGATGATGAGCTTTTAAATTTGATAAGATATTGGATACCATATATTAAGATACAAAAACCTCTTGCCTTAAAAGAAAAACTTTTTGAGCAATTAAACGCATATATGCATGATTAA
- a CDS encoding VWA domain-containing protein — translation MITILEKIQKIKNPNIRSKITDFLDQLHVYIKKMKGFRLFIEEKKILSYREIIARTQKKIILKDLTEFRKYNRKNIDFILDSLENTNKSQKELRDFLLKIWNEELNKKIKKYEEKFLKHYNKQVCILMEKIEKENILGSENCEGNKAISVSKNDFFETNANNIENILENFKLEFIKDFHDKNPYYGNNTGCEKKLSIKSIIDYFEIIKNNHALKEICDLLGKSRNDDNKEGKNDSNLNNNAQKTSKESKEEIKGVILGRNLEELLAQELGLLNDEDLENLFVLKYLENRLFCFEKQGYINKMQNHKNKGAIIICVDSSGSMDGQPEIIAKGITYYMVKKALKEKSACYLINFSTKTKCEEIDLSKGMKKLFDFLCFSFNGGTDVSIALKEGVKKMQEDGFERSDLLVISDGFFGDIDNKILKQMEKQREQENKFYLLDINGCDKVKTIFDKHWKYDTSTKIITTLYDIKNTNII, via the coding sequence ATGATAACAATACTAGAAAAAATACAAAAAATAAAAAATCCCAATATAAGATCTAAAATTACTGATTTTTTAGATCAATTACATGTATATATTAAAAAGATGAAAGGATTTCGTCTTTTTATAGAAGAGAAAAAAATATTATCTTATAGAGAAATTATAGCAAGAACCCAAAAAAAAATCATATTAAAAGATCTTACAGAATTTAGAAAATACAATAGAAAAAATATAGATTTTATACTAGATAGTCTAGAAAATACAAATAAATCACAAAAAGAACTTAGAGATTTTCTACTAAAAATTTGGAACGAAGAATTAAACAAGAAAATCAAAAAATACGAAGAAAAATTTTTAAAGCACTATAATAAACAAGTTTGTATTTTAATGGAAAAAATAGAGAAAGAAAATATTTTAGGAAGTGAAAATTGTGAAGGTAATAAAGCAATAAGTGTTTCAAAAAATGATTTTTTTGAAACTAATGCTAATAACATAGAAAATATATTAGAAAATTTCAAACTTGAATTCATTAAGGATTTTCACGATAAAAATCCATATTATGGAAATAATACAGGATGCGAAAAAAAGCTAAGCATAAAATCTATAATAGATTATTTTGAAATTATCAAAAATAATCACGCCTTAAAAGAAATTTGTGATTTGTTAGGAAAGTCAAGAAATGATGATAATAAAGAAGGAAAAAACGATAGTAATCTTAACAATAATGCTCAAAAGACCAGTAAAGAATCTAAAGAAGAAATCAAAGGGGTTATTTTAGGAAGAAATTTGGAAGAATTACTAGCGCAAGAACTTGGACTTTTAAATGATGAAGATTTGGAAAATTTGTTTGTTTTAAAATACTTAGAAAATAGACTTTTTTGCTTTGAAAAACAAGGCTATATAAACAAAATGCAAAATCATAAAAATAAAGGAGCTATAATAATTTGTGTAGATAGTAGTGGATCCATGGATGGCCAGCCTGAAATCATCGCTAAAGGAATTACATATTATATGGTCAAGAAAGCACTAAAAGAAAAAAGCGCTTGTTATTTGATAAATTTTAGTACAAAAACAAAATGCGAAGAAATCGATCTTTCAAAAGGTATGAAAAAACTATTTGATTTTTTATGTTTTAGTTTTAATGGAGGAACTGATGTAAGCATAGCCTTAAAAGAAGGTGTAAAGAAAATGCAAGAAGATGGTTTTGAAAGGTCTGATTTACTTGTTATTTCCGATGGATTTTTTGGTGATATAGATAATAAAATTTTAAAACAAATGGAAAAACAAAGAGAGCAAGAAAATAAATTTTATCTTTTGGATATCAATGGATGTGATAAAGTAAAAACCATTTTTGATAAACACTGGAAATATGACACCTCAACCAAAATTATAACAACACTTTATGATATCAAAAACACAAACATAATTTGA
- a CDS encoding BspA family leucine-rich repeat surface protein encodes MSYANKIQNIIQELNKGLLERDEVIKLVLLAFFSGKSIFLYGPPGTAKSMITRRSALAFGEDNHFFTYLMNRFSTPEEVFGPIDIKALKENKLKRVTKGYLPCANFAFLDEIWKSSPAILNTLLTIINEKIYKDGEDNIEVPLYGLICASNEFPAANQGLETLYDRMLIRYEVLPLEQRESFENLVQKRKQEPINLQEFISLDDLHIIQTKSQEICFSKEALEILLNIKSDIELHNQNLEDIDELIYISDRRYKSVAELLAVCAYLNDRNEILPIDLALLEHCLWSNEKDKIIIKEILQKNLSFSNDFIKIKNAILDLENKFDTVIQNKKKSLQEKQKSSDNFLPKLQSIQKNIIDLEQKIQEKQKELNIFLSDYSYKTYLSYFNKLSENIKYESMKIEQILYNINIIKNQKHKTYKYFPKNKEELIDLINNQHVNLGDINVSNITDMSNLFNNSKRKDFSGIEEWDVSNVTNMSDMFYCCANFNQSLEGWNVSNVTNMSNMFCGCVNFNQPLEEWDVSNVVYMDNMFYGCTNFNQSLEKWNMSNEASKHHMSKHKNTNKI; translated from the coding sequence ATGTCTTATGCAAATAAAATACAAAATATCATACAAGAATTAAACAAAGGATTATTAGAAAGAGATGAAGTAATAAAACTTGTTTTATTAGCATTTTTTTCAGGTAAATCTATATTTTTATATGGACCTCCTGGAACAGCTAAAAGTATGATAACAAGAAGAAGTGCTTTAGCCTTTGGAGAAGATAATCATTTTTTTACTTATTTGATGAATAGGTTTTCTACACCAGAAGAAGTATTTGGACCTATAGACATTAAAGCCTTAAAAGAGAATAAATTAAAAAGAGTAACTAAAGGATATTTACCTTGTGCAAATTTTGCTTTCTTAGATGAAATTTGGAAAAGTTCTCCTGCTATATTAAATACTTTATTAACTATTATCAATGAGAAAATTTATAAAGATGGAGAAGATAATATAGAAGTTCCTTTATATGGACTTATATGTGCTTCTAATGAATTTCCTGCAGCTAATCAAGGCTTAGAAACTTTGTATGATAGAATGCTTATAAGATATGAGGTATTGCCTTTAGAGCAAAGAGAGAGTTTTGAGAATTTGGTGCAAAAACGCAAGCAAGAGCCTATAAACTTGCAAGAATTTATAAGCTTAGATGATTTACACATTATACAAACCAAAAGCCAAGAAATTTGTTTTAGCAAAGAAGCTTTAGAGATACTTTTAAATATAAAATCAGACATAGAACTACATAATCAAAACTTAGAAGATATAGATGAGTTAATTTATATATCAGATAGAAGATATAAAAGCGTGGCTGAATTACTAGCTGTATGTGCCTATCTAAACGATAGAAATGAAATATTGCCTATAGACTTAGCTTTATTAGAACATTGTTTATGGAGCAATGAAAAAGATAAAATCATAATCAAAGAAATACTGCAAAAAAATCTTTCATTTAGCAATGATTTTATTAAGATAAAAAACGCTATCTTGGATTTAGAAAACAAATTTGATACAGTGATACAAAACAAAAAGAAATCTCTTCAAGAAAAACAAAAATCTAGCGATAATTTTTTGCCAAAACTTCAAAGTATTCAAAAAAATATCATTGATTTAGAGCAAAAAATACAAGAAAAACAAAAAGAATTGAATATATTTTTAAGTGATTATTCTTATAAAACATATTTAAGTTATTTCAATAAGTTATCAGAAAATATAAAATATGAATCAATGAAAATAGAACAAATACTATACAATATCAATATCATTAAAAATCAAAAACATAAAACTTATAAATATTTTCCGAAAAACAAAGAAGAATTAATAGATCTAATAAACAATCAACATGTAAATTTAGGTGATATTAATGTGTCAAATATCACGGACATGAGCAACTTATTTAATAATTCAAAAAGAAAAGATTTTTCTGGTATAGAAGAATGGGATGTGAGTAATGTAACCAATATGAGCGATATGTTTTATTGTTGCGCAAATTTTAATCAATCATTAGAAGGATGGAATGTAAGTAATGTGACTAATATGAGCAATATGTTTTGTGGTTGTGTGAATTTTAACCAACCATTAGAAGAATGGGATGTGAGTAATGTTGTTTATATGGATAATATGTTTTATGGTTGTACAAATTTTAACCAATCATTAGAAAAGTGGAATATGTCAAATGAGGCTTCCAAACACCATATGTCTAAACACAAAAATACAAACAAGATTTAA
- the rpmI gene encoding 50S ribosomal protein L35, producing MPKMKSVKSAVKRFKVGKNKIKRGSAFRSHILTKKPAKRMRDLRTSKYVHSTNVKAVEKMLGI from the coding sequence ATGCCAAAAATGAAAAGCGTTAAAAGTGCTGTTAAACGCTTCAAAGTAGGTAAAAATAAAATTAAAAGAGGCTCAGCTTTTAGAAGCCACATTTTGACTAAAAAACCTGCTAAAAGAATGCGTGATCTTCGCACTTCTAAGTATGTTCATTCAACCAATGTTAAAGCGGTTGAAAAAATGTTAGGAATTTAA
- the rplT gene encoding 50S ribosomal protein L20 has product MARVKTGVVRRRRHKKVLKLARGFYSGRRKHFRKAKEQLERSLVYAYRDRRRKKRDFRRLWIVRINAACRLNDISYSKFINGLKKAGVELDRKILADLAMNDAAAFAKIADAAKKAL; this is encoded by the coding sequence ATGGCAAGAGTAAAAACAGGTGTTGTAAGACGCCGCAGACATAAAAAAGTTTTAAAACTTGCGCGTGGTTTTTATAGTGGTCGCCGCAAACACTTTAGAAAAGCTAAAGAACAATTAGAAAGAAGTTTGGTTTATGCGTATCGTGATAGACGCCGCAAAAAACGTGATTTCCGTCGTCTTTGGATAGTACGTATCAATGCAGCTTGCAGACTAAATGATATTAGTTATTCAAAATTTATAAATGGTCTTAAAAAAGCAGGCGTTGAGCTTGATAGAAAAATCTTAGCTGATTTAGCGATGAATGACGCAGCTGCTTTTGCTAAAATCGCAGATGCTGCTAAAAAAGCACTTTAA
- a CDS encoding DNA ligase yields the protein MLLKKHFNLTTRLFASLVLFCFLPLNFLFAKDILLFKVYDEKAFKDVNLSHYLMSEKLDGVRGLWDGKTMQTRAQNLIKLPLFFTKNFPKFELDGELWIKRASFEEISSLVRQENADDKLWEKVSYNVFDVPNACEEFKLEPCTLEARLEVLKKYLAKNPNDFIKIIPQIRINDKKHLEQFYQDIISKKGEGVIIRSNNAPYEKKRSNNAFKLKPFDDAECVVLKHFEGKGKFEGKMGSLLCEANINDKKVNFKIGSGFKESDRLNPPPIGSIITFKYNGLSKNGKPKFASFLRVHENSALK from the coding sequence ATGCTGCTAAAAAAGCACTTTAATCTTACCACAAGGCTTTTTGCAAGCCTTGTTCTTTTTTGTTTTCTTCCTTTAAATTTCCTTTTTGCAAAAGATATTTTACTTTTTAAAGTTTATGATGAAAAAGCATTTAAAGATGTAAATTTAAGCCATTATTTAATGAGTGAAAAACTCGATGGTGTTAGAGGACTTTGGGATGGCAAAACTATGCAAACAAGAGCGCAAAATCTTATAAAACTTCCTTTATTTTTCACAAAAAACTTTCCTAAATTTGAATTAGATGGAGAGCTTTGGATAAAAAGAGCCTCTTTTGAAGAAATTTCATCTTTGGTGCGCCAAGAAAATGCTGATGATAAACTTTGGGAAAAAGTAAGTTATAATGTCTTTGATGTACCAAATGCTTGTGAAGAATTTAAGCTTGAGCCTTGCACTTTAGAGGCAAGATTAGAAGTTTTAAAAAAATATTTGGCTAAAAATCCTAATGATTTTATAAAAATCATCCCACAAATTCGCATAAATGATAAAAAACATTTAGAGCAATTTTACCAAGATATCATTTCTAAAAAAGGTGAGGGTGTGATCATAAGATCAAACAACGCACCTTATGAAAAGAAAAGATCAAACAATGCTTTTAAATTAAAACCTTTTGATGATGCAGAATGTGTAGTGCTAAAGCATTTTGAAGGTAAGGGTAAATTTGAAGGTAAAATGGGCTCATTGCTTTGCGAAGCTAATATCAATGATAAAAAAGTAAATTTTAAAATAGGTTCAGGTTTTAAAGAAAGTGATCGTTTAAATCCTCCACCAATTGGTTCTATCATCACTTTTAAGTACAATGGCTTAAGCAAAAATGGCAAGCCAAAATTTGCTAGCTTTTTAAGAGTACATGAAAATAGCGCTTTAAAGTAA
- a CDS encoding metal ABC transporter permease, with protein sequence MLELLSNSFIQNAFLAAFLTSIACGIIGTLIMINRLSSMAGGITHGAFGGIGIAFYFGLPVLVSTSLFTLFLALLVAFLVQKYPFRSDNIVGVIWAFGMAVGIILIDLTPGYNGDLMGYLFGSILSVPTQDIVLFAVIDVIFIILALLFYRQFEILSFDKEFASLRGVKINLFHYLLIAMMAFCIVISIKVVGLILVIALLSIPAFIAESFSKKLGQMMIISTLLSISFCVIGLFVSFYYNLASGACIIASACIAFVFYLCFSAFLKKS encoded by the coding sequence ATGCTTGAACTTTTATCTAACTCTTTTATACAAAATGCTTTTTTGGCTGCATTTTTAACTAGCATCGCTTGTGGGATTATAGGGACTTTGATCATGATCAACCGCTTAAGCTCTATGGCAGGAGGCATTACGCATGGGGCTTTTGGAGGTATAGGTATAGCATTTTATTTTGGTTTGCCAGTACTTGTTAGCACGAGTTTGTTTACTCTTTTTTTAGCTTTGCTTGTAGCGTTTTTAGTGCAAAAATACCCTTTTAGAAGTGACAATATAGTCGGTGTTATATGGGCTTTTGGAATGGCTGTTGGGATCATACTTATAGACTTAACCCCTGGTTATAATGGTGATTTAATGGGGTATTTATTTGGTAGTATTTTGTCTGTACCTACGCAAGATATAGTTTTATTTGCAGTGATTGATGTGATTTTTATCATTTTAGCATTGCTTTTTTACCGCCAATTTGAAATTCTAAGCTTTGATAAAGAATTTGCAAGCTTAAGAGGGGTTAAAATTAATCTTTTTCATTATCTTTTAATCGCAATGATGGCTTTTTGTATCGTTATAAGTATCAAAGTAGTAGGACTTATACTTGTGATAGCTTTGCTTAGCATACCTGCATTTATCGCTGAGAGCTTTTCTAAAAAGCTTGGTCAAATGATGATCATCTCTACGCTTTTGAGCATAAGTTTTTGTGTGATAGGGCTTTTTGTGAGTTTTTATTATAATCTTGCAAGTGGAGCTTGTATCATAGCAAGTGCTTGTATAGCTTTTGTGTTTTATCTTTGCTTTAGTGCTTTTTTAAAGAAAAGTTAA
- a CDS encoding metal ABC transporter ATP-binding protein: MIKINIKNLNFSYNQDEVLKNINLNYESKDFLAIVGPNGGGKSTLLKLILGLLNSQKNINFENLSLKDIGYVPQNTLANPNFPVRVLEVVMMGRVDKKFFGFYTKKDQEQALIALEKVGMRNFWDKKINELSGGQRQRVYIARALASECKLLILDEPTASIDTKGSVQIFELLKKLHESGVGVIVICHDLNVSLAYANKIAYLNKELFLHENTPEKKAHLLAHLSQNHTHFCDVELSLEQCCCEGKNHA, translated from the coding sequence ATGATAAAAATCAATATTAAAAATTTAAACTTTTCATATAATCAAGATGAGGTTTTAAAAAATATCAACCTAAACTATGAAAGCAAAGATTTTTTAGCCATAGTAGGGCCAAATGGCGGGGGCAAATCTACGCTTTTAAAACTCATACTAGGCTTGCTAAATAGCCAAAAAAACATAAACTTTGAAAACTTGAGCTTAAAAGATATAGGCTATGTCCCACAAAATACTTTAGCCAATCCAAACTTTCCAGTGCGCGTGCTAGAAGTGGTAATGATGGGAAGGGTGGATAAAAAATTCTTTGGTTTTTATACCAAAAAAGATCAAGAGCAAGCCTTAATAGCTCTAGAAAAAGTAGGTATGAGAAATTTTTGGGATAAAAAAATCAACGAATTAAGCGGAGGCCAAAGACAAAGAGTTTATATAGCAAGAGCCCTAGCAAGTGAATGCAAGCTTTTGATCCTTGATGAGCCTACCGCAAGTATAGATACTAAAGGCTCGGTGCAGATTTTTGAGCTTTTGAAAAAATTACACGAAAGCGGGGTTGGTGTGATAGTAATATGCCATGATTTAAATGTAAGCTTAGCTTATGCAAACAAAATCGCATATTTAAATAAAGAATTATTCTTGCATGAAAACACCCCTGAAAAAAAGGCACATTTACTAGCACATTTAAGCCAAAATCACACGCATTTTTGTGATGTGGAGCTTAGCTTGGAGCAGTGTTGCTGTGAAGGAAAAAACCATGCTTGA
- a CDS encoding metal ABC transporter solute-binding protein, Zn/Mn family, which produces MRVLFLCLISFLSIYAKDLVSVSIAPQAYFVQQIAKDTLDINIVIPPNANEHTFEFKPSGILKLEKSDIYFTANLEFEKIWILKLKDNLKNTKIISTQNGINFLPLQDHAHEGHHHHGDDPHTWLDPLLAKTHAKNITLALIEQYPQNKAFYEQNLENFLKEMDALNLQIQALFKNAKNKHFLVYHPSWGYFAKRYHLSQIPVEIEGKEPKPKDLAKLAKLIQKEQIKAIFVPKGANNNTIKAMASSYNLKIIELDHLPNDYKNELLKDAKNIASVLQ; this is translated from the coding sequence ATGCGTGTATTGTTTTTGTGTTTGATTTCATTTTTAAGTATATACGCCAAAGATTTAGTAAGTGTTAGTATAGCCCCACAAGCTTATTTTGTACAGCAAATTGCCAAAGATACTTTGGATATAAATATAGTCATACCACCTAATGCAAATGAGCATACTTTCGAATTTAAACCAAGTGGTATTTTAAAACTTGAAAAAAGCGATATTTACTTCACAGCCAATTTAGAATTTGAAAAAATTTGGATTTTAAAACTTAAAGATAATCTCAAAAACACCAAAATCATCTCTACTCAAAATGGTATTAATTTTTTACCTTTGCAAGATCATGCTCACGAAGGACACCATCACCATGGAGATGACCCTCACACATGGCTTGATCCGCTTTTAGCAAAAACTCATGCTAAAAATATCACCCTAGCACTTATAGAACAATACCCACAAAATAAAGCATTTTATGAACAAAATTTAGAAAATTTCTTAAAAGAAATGGATGCATTAAATTTACAAATACAAGCTTTATTTAAAAATGCAAAAAACAAACATTTTCTAGTCTATCATCCATCTTGGGGGTATTTTGCAAAAAGATATCATCTAAGCCAAATTCCTGTAGAAATAGAAGGCAAAGAACCTAAGCCAAAAGACCTAGCCAAGCTTGCAAAACTCATACAAAAAGAGCAAATAAAAGCTATTTTTGTACCTAAAGGAGCTAATAACAATACTATTAAAGCTATGGCGAGTAGTTATAATCTTAAAATCATAGAACTTGATCATTTGCCAAATGATTATAAAAATGAGCTTTTAAAAGATGCAAAAAATATAGCAAGCGTTTTACAATGA
- a CDS encoding class I SAM-dependent methyltransferase: MNLWNKKAKSYARYSSNLNEIQKATFAKLGSLQGKSVVDIGCGSGVWTLHLAQKAKDVLGVDSSSAMLEILQDDAKTHAISNIKTINLDFENFYKNNKEKFDLAFLSMSPALQNEQDFLAFLNLAPKRIYLGWASRRKSSFLDPIFEHFNTHFKGFYENDLQSFLDAQNIPYESEIFSETRVVKRDKESAIENALWHLSMNGINATKQDLESFVKDEIEEIIEAKIKLLIID; encoded by the coding sequence ATGAATTTATGGAATAAAAAAGCAAAAAGCTATGCAAGATATAGTTCTAATTTAAATGAAATTCAAAAAGCTACCTTTGCAAAACTTGGGTCTTTGCAAGGTAAAAGCGTAGTAGATATAGGCTGTGGGAGCGGTGTTTGGACTTTGCATTTAGCACAAAAAGCAAAAGATGTTTTGGGTGTAGATAGCTCTAGTGCTATGCTTGAAATTTTACAAGATGATGCCAAAACTCATGCTATATCAAATATAAAAACCATAAATTTGGATTTTGAAAATTTTTATAAAAATAATAAAGAAAAATTTGATCTAGCCTTTTTAAGTATGTCTCCTGCTTTGCAAAATGAACAAGATTTTTTAGCTTTTTTAAATTTGGCACCCAAAAGAATTTATCTTGGTTGGGCTAGTAGAAGAAAAAGTAGCTTTTTAGATCCCATATTTGAGCATTTTAATACACATTTTAAAGGTTTTTATGAAAATGACTTACAAAGCTTTTTAGATGCACAAAATATCCCTTATGAGAGTGAAATTTTTAGCGAAACTAGGGTAGTAAAAAGAGATAAAGAAAGTGCGATAGAAAATGCCTTGTGGCATTTGAGTATGAATGGCATTAATGCAACTAAGCAAGATCTAGAGTCTTTTGTAAAAGATGAGATAGAAGAGATTATAGAAGCTAAGATAAAACTTTTGATTATCGATTAA
- the pyrC gene encoding dihydroorotase, whose amino-acid sequence MTLKNPLDMHLHLRDESMLELVAPYSAKDFKAGVIMPNLITPLTETTALKAYKERILKACKNEDFTPLMTLFFQNYDEKFLEQAKDEIFAIKLYPAGITTNSDNGISSFDIEKLKPTLNAMSELNLPLLVHGETNDFVMDREANFAKIYEKLAQNFPKLKIVMEHITTKVLCDLLKNYENLYATITLHHLMITLDDVIGGKMDPHLFCKPIAKRYEDKDALCELAFSGYEKAMFGSDSAPHPLHTKECCGCAAGVFSAPVILPVLAELFEKNSNEENLQKFISDNACKIHNLKFEKEKIITLEKNTWQVPQKYGDVVPFMAGKTLNFKVI is encoded by the coding sequence ATGACACTTAAAAACCCTTTGGACATGCATTTACATTTACGCGATGAAAGTATGCTTGAACTTGTAGCCCCATATAGTGCAAAAGACTTTAAAGCGGGGGTTATCATGCCAAATTTAATCACCCCACTTACTGAAACAACTGCACTTAAAGCTTATAAAGAACGCATTTTAAAAGCTTGTAAAAATGAAGATTTTACACCTTTAATGACTTTGTTTTTTCAAAACTATGATGAGAAATTTTTAGAACAAGCAAAAGATGAAATTTTTGCTATAAAGCTTTATCCAGCTGGAATCACTACAAATTCAGATAATGGAATTTCAAGCTTTGATATAGAAAAACTAAAACCTACACTAAATGCTATGAGTGAGCTTAATTTGCCTTTGCTTGTGCATGGAGAAACCAATGATTTTGTCATGGATAGAGAAGCAAATTTTGCTAAAATCTATGAAAAATTAGCTCAAAATTTTCCAAAATTAAAAATTGTAATGGAGCATATTACCACTAAAGTTTTATGTGATTTATTGAAAAATTATGAAAATTTATATGCAACTATAACTTTACATCATTTAATGATAACACTTGATGATGTAATAGGTGGCAAGATGGATCCTCATTTATTTTGCAAGCCTATAGCAAAACGCTATGAAGACAAAGATGCTTTATGTGAGCTTGCTTTTAGCGGTTATGAAAAGGCTATGTTTGGAAGCGATAGCGCACCACATCCTTTACATACTAAAGAATGCTGTGGTTGTGCAGCTGGAGTATTTAGTGCTCCTGTTATACTACCTGTTTTGGCTGAGCTTTTTGAAAAAAATTCAAATGAAGAAAATTTACAAAAATTCATAAGTGACAATGCTTGCAAAATTCATAATCTCAAATTTGAAAAAGAAAAAATCATCACCTTAGAAAAAAACACATGGCAAGTTCCACAAAAATACGGCGATGTAGTGCCTTTTATGGCCGGAAAAACTCTAAATTTCAAGGTTATTTAA